A region from the Streptomyces sp. 3214.6 genome encodes:
- a CDS encoding sigma-70 family RNA polymerase sigma factor, translating to MRDDEAVTAVGTIGSLVHRAVDGDEQATHDLLAHVHPLALRYCRTRLSRLPGDARHFVEDLAQEVCVAVLLALPRYRDTGRPFEAFVFAIAAHKVADLQRAAMRHPGSTAVPSDEMPERPDDSLGPEERALLSSDAEWAKKLLANLPENQRELLLLRIAVGLTAEETGQMLGMSPGAVRVAQHRALSRLRALAEQ from the coding sequence ATGCGCGATGACGAGGCGGTCACTGCCGTGGGGACGATCGGATCGCTCGTCCATCGCGCCGTGGACGGCGATGAGCAGGCCACCCACGACCTGCTGGCCCACGTCCACCCGCTGGCCCTGCGTTACTGCCGCACCCGGCTGTCCCGGCTGCCCGGCGACGCACGGCACTTCGTGGAGGACCTCGCCCAGGAGGTCTGCGTGGCCGTCCTCCTCGCCCTGCCCCGCTACCGGGACACCGGCAGGCCCTTCGAAGCCTTCGTCTTCGCCATCGCCGCGCACAAGGTCGCCGACCTCCAGCGCGCCGCGATGAGGCACCCGGGCTCGACGGCGGTCCCGTCCGACGAGATGCCCGAACGCCCGGACGACTCGCTCGGCCCCGAGGAGCGCGCCCTCCTCAGCAGCGATGCCGAATGGGCCAAGAAACTGCTGGCCAACCTGCCCGAGAACCAGCGGGAACTGCTTCTGCTGCGCATCGCGGTGGGCCTCACCGCGGAGGAGACCGGCCAGATGTTGGGAATGTCACCCGGTGCGGTCCGCGTGGCCCAGCACCGGGCGCTGAGCAGGCTGCGGGCGCTCGCCGAGCAGTAG
- a CDS encoding response regulator transcription factor gives MTSVLVCDDSPLAREALRRAVATVPGVERVTTAANGEEVLRRWGADRSDLILMDVRMPGLGGVETVRRLLSADPGARIIMLTVAEDLDGVALAVAAGARGYLHKDASRAELRATVTQALADPTWRLAPRRLRSAEMGAAPTLTAREIQVLEGMSHGRSNAEIGRELFLSEDTVKTHARRLFKKLGASDRAHAVALGFRWGLVR, from the coding sequence ATGACTTCCGTCCTCGTCTGCGACGACTCCCCGCTTGCCCGAGAGGCGCTCCGCCGCGCGGTCGCGACCGTGCCCGGCGTCGAGCGCGTGACGACGGCGGCCAACGGCGAGGAAGTCCTCCGCCGCTGGGGTGCCGACCGCTCGGACCTGATTCTGATGGACGTACGCATGCCCGGACTGGGCGGCGTCGAGACCGTACGGCGGCTGCTGTCCGCCGACCCCGGCGCACGCATCATCATGCTGACCGTCGCCGAGGACCTCGACGGCGTCGCCCTCGCGGTCGCCGCCGGCGCCCGCGGCTACCTGCACAAGGACGCCTCGCGTGCGGAACTGCGCGCGACCGTCACCCAGGCCCTCGCCGACCCGACATGGCGACTCGCCCCGCGCCGGCTGCGCTCGGCCGAGATGGGCGCGGCGCCCACGCTCACCGCGCGTGAGATCCAGGTCCTCGAAGGCATGAGCCACGGCCGCTCCAACGCGGAGATCGGTCGCGAGCTGTTCCTCTCCGAGGACACCGTCAAGACGCACGCCCGGCGGCTGTTCAAGAAACTCGGCGCCTCGGACCGCGCGCACGCCGTGGCGCTCGGCTTCCGCTGGGGACTGGTCCGTTAG
- a CDS encoding WhiB family transcriptional regulator — MADFSRLPGPNADLWDWQLLAACRGVDSSLFFHPEGERGAARSARENSAKEVCMRCPVRAQCAAHALAVREPYGVWGGLTEDEREELMGRARNRLVSASSGARDASSNT, encoded by the coding sequence ATGGCAGATTTCTCCCGCCTTCCCGGACCGAACGCTGACCTGTGGGACTGGCAGCTGCTGGCTGCCTGCCGCGGGGTGGACAGTTCGCTCTTCTTCCATCCGGAGGGTGAGCGCGGGGCGGCTCGGAGCGCTCGAGAGAACTCGGCCAAGGAGGTCTGCATGAGGTGCCCGGTCCGTGCGCAGTGCGCGGCGCACGCGCTGGCGGTACGCGAGCCGTACGGCGTGTGGGGCGGGTTGACCGAGGACGAGCGCGAGGAGCTCATGGGGCGGGCGCGCAACCGCCTGGTATCGGCGTCCTCCGGTGCGAGAGACGCCTCGTCGAACACATGA
- a CDS encoding LysR family transcriptional regulator: MIEARHLRVLRAVAATGSFSAAGRELGCTQPAVSQQMKALEASVGTPLLVRSGREMRLTQAGEALVRHAAGILSGLTAAEEEVAAIAGLRAGRVRLVSFPSGSSTLVPTALAALRAAHPGTRVSLEEAEPPRSVELLREGDCDIALAFRYERATRNGGGDEAGKAGKPAEAGEGEWDDLVVRPLLTDRLVALVPEGHRLARTGSQGSVAIGDLAAESWIAGCPRCRGQLVQVCENAGFTPRIDFATDDYPAVVGLVGAGLGVAVLPQLAIDSVRPRGARAVTLEPPVRREIVALTLPDLAQVPAVTATLEQLGRAAARQ, translated from the coding sequence ATGATCGAGGCCCGTCATCTCCGTGTCCTGCGCGCCGTGGCCGCCACCGGCTCGTTCTCCGCGGCCGGGCGCGAGCTGGGCTGCACCCAGCCGGCCGTCAGCCAGCAGATGAAGGCCCTGGAGGCGTCCGTCGGCACTCCCCTGCTGGTCCGCAGCGGCCGCGAGATGCGCCTGACCCAGGCGGGCGAGGCGCTCGTGCGGCATGCGGCAGGCATCCTCTCCGGACTGACCGCCGCCGAGGAGGAGGTCGCCGCCATCGCGGGCCTGCGGGCCGGCCGGGTCCGCCTGGTCTCCTTCCCCAGCGGCAGCTCCACCCTCGTCCCGACCGCCCTCGCCGCCCTGCGCGCGGCCCACCCCGGCACCCGCGTCTCCCTGGAGGAGGCCGAGCCCCCGAGGTCGGTCGAACTGCTGCGCGAGGGCGACTGCGACATCGCCCTCGCCTTCCGCTACGAACGCGCCACACGCAACGGCGGCGGCGATGAGGCAGGGAAGGCCGGGAAACCCGCGGAAGCCGGCGAAGGCGAGTGGGACGACCTGGTCGTACGGCCGCTGCTGACGGACCGGCTGGTCGCTCTAGTCCCCGAAGGTCACCGCCTCGCCCGCACCGGCTCCCAGGGGTCCGTCGCCATCGGCGACCTCGCGGCCGAGTCGTGGATCGCCGGCTGCCCGCGCTGTCGCGGCCAGCTCGTCCAGGTGTGCGAGAACGCGGGCTTCACGCCCCGTATCGACTTCGCGACCGACGACTACCCGGCGGTGGTCGGCCTGGTGGGCGCCGGCCTCGGCGTCGCCGTCCTGCCCCAGCTCGCGATCGACTCCGTACGGCCCCGAGGCGCCCGCGCGGTGACGCTGGAACCGCCGGTGCGGCGGGAGATCGTCGCGCTCACCCTGCCCGACCTGGCCCAGGTGCCGGCTGTGACGGCAACGCTGGAGCAGCTGGGGCGGGCCGCGGCGCGCCAGTAG
- a CDS encoding MOSC domain-containing protein, whose protein sequence is MRLLSVNLGRAKAVPYTDNPEGVTGIDKRPVEGPVRVAAPGPKGIGGSGLAGDAVCKRQHHGGDDQAVYAMAREDLDEWERALGRPLADGAFGENLTTAGLDVSGALIGERWRIGSGVVLEIACGRIPCMTFQGHLGEQRWVKRFTERGAPGAYLRVIAPGEIRAGDPVEIVHRPDHDVTVALQFRAVTTHRELLPRLLAAGEALHPESLAAARKYSTEHGG, encoded by the coding sequence ATGAGACTTCTGTCAGTCAACCTGGGCCGTGCGAAGGCTGTGCCGTACACGGACAACCCGGAGGGCGTGACCGGGATCGACAAACGGCCGGTGGAGGGGCCGGTGCGGGTGGCCGCACCCGGCCCCAAGGGCATCGGCGGGAGCGGGCTGGCCGGGGACGCGGTGTGCAAGAGACAACACCACGGCGGCGACGACCAGGCCGTGTACGCGATGGCGCGCGAGGACCTCGACGAGTGGGAACGCGCGCTGGGCCGCCCCCTGGCCGACGGGGCGTTCGGCGAGAACCTCACGACGGCGGGCCTCGACGTGTCCGGTGCGCTGATCGGGGAGCGCTGGCGCATCGGATCCGGCGTCGTACTGGAGATCGCCTGCGGGCGCATCCCCTGTATGACCTTTCAGGGACACCTGGGCGAGCAGCGGTGGGTGAAGCGGTTCACCGAGCGCGGCGCGCCGGGGGCGTATCTGCGGGTGATCGCGCCGGGTGAGATCCGTGCCGGGGACCCCGTGGAGATCGTGCACCGGCCGGACCACGACGTGACGGTGGCGCTGCAGTTCCGGGCCGTCACCACGCACCGGGAGCTGCTGCCCCGGCTGCTCGCGGCGGGCGAGGCGCTGCATCCCGAGTCGCTGGCCGCGGCCCGGAAGTACTCGACGGAGCACGGGGGCTGA
- a CDS encoding SDR family NAD(P)-dependent oxidoreductase, translating into MTTALITGSTAGIGAAFARRLAADGHDLVLVARDTKRLREQATELHDRHGIEAEVLTADLATDEGIETVTARLGDRKNPVDLLINNAGFGNKGRYLDVSMADELKMLKVHCEAVLRLTSAAATTMRERGRGGVVNVASVAAFVPRGTYGASKAWVVQFTQGAAKDLAGSGVRLMALCPGFVRTEFHERAGMGTDNIPGWMWLDADKLVAAALDDLARGKSLSIPDPRYKALMGLVKVTPRSLLGGISSKTGRKYGPR; encoded by the coding sequence ATGACAACGGCTCTCATTACGGGTTCGACCGCGGGCATCGGCGCCGCGTTCGCGCGCAGACTCGCGGCGGACGGGCATGATCTCGTCCTCGTGGCACGGGACACCAAGCGGCTGCGCGAGCAGGCGACCGAGTTGCACGATCGGCACGGCATCGAGGCGGAGGTGCTGACGGCCGATCTGGCGACGGACGAGGGCATCGAGACGGTGACCGCCCGGCTCGGCGACCGCAAGAACCCCGTCGACCTGCTGATCAACAACGCGGGCTTCGGCAACAAGGGCCGCTATCTCGACGTGTCCATGGCCGACGAGCTGAAGATGCTCAAGGTGCACTGCGAGGCGGTGCTGCGGCTGACGTCCGCGGCGGCGACGACGATGCGGGAGCGCGGCCGCGGGGGCGTGGTCAACGTGGCCTCGGTGGCGGCGTTCGTGCCGCGCGGGACGTACGGGGCGTCCAAGGCGTGGGTCGTGCAGTTCACGCAGGGCGCGGCGAAGGATCTGGCGGGCAGCGGGGTGCGGCTGATGGCGCTGTGCCCGGGGTTCGTGCGCACGGAGTTCCACGAGCGGGCCGGGATGGGCACGGACAACATCCCGGGCTGGATGTGGTTGGACGCGGACAAGCTGGTCGCGGCGGCGCTGGACGATCTGGCGCGCGGGAAGTCGCTGTCGATCCCCGACCCGCGCTACAAGGCGCTGATGGGGCTGGTGAAGGTGACGCCCCGGTCGCTGCTGGGCGGGATCAGCTCGAAGACGGGACGCAAGTACGGGCCTCGGTGA
- a CDS encoding ester cyclase yields the protein MTFVQLIDCRTSRFDEMDRLMDTWVEQTKGKRTATHAVVGKDRSDASHFIEIVEFPSYEEAMRNSNLPETGKVFQELVALCDEMPTFTDLEVVRDEQLYAETARRFFEAVAARGELPPLDGLIAEEYHDHDPANEQDTMGMDAMRREVEMWRGGFDFAFSIEDQIGQGDRVCNRWTWRGTHKGDFMGLPATGKQVTMTGTTVFRCREDGKLVEGWWQYDRLGLMGQLGALDALET from the coding sequence ATGACGTTCGTACAGCTCATCGACTGCAGGACCAGCCGGTTCGACGAGATGGACCGGCTGATGGACACATGGGTCGAACAGACCAAGGGGAAGCGAACCGCGACGCACGCGGTGGTCGGCAAGGACCGTTCCGACGCGTCGCACTTCATCGAGATCGTGGAGTTCCCGTCGTACGAGGAGGCGATGCGGAACTCGAACCTTCCGGAGACCGGCAAGGTGTTCCAGGAGCTGGTGGCCCTGTGTGACGAGATGCCGACGTTCACGGATCTCGAGGTCGTACGGGACGAGCAGTTGTACGCGGAGACCGCGCGGCGGTTCTTCGAGGCCGTGGCCGCGCGGGGTGAACTGCCGCCGCTGGACGGGCTGATCGCCGAGGAGTACCACGACCACGATCCCGCCAACGAGCAGGACACCATGGGCATGGACGCGATGCGGCGGGAGGTCGAGATGTGGCGGGGCGGCTTCGACTTCGCCTTCTCCATCGAAGACCAGATCGGACAGGGCGACCGGGTGTGCAACCGTTGGACCTGGCGCGGGACCCACAAGGGCGACTTCATGGGGCTCCCGGCGACGGGGAAGCAGGTCACGATGACCGGGACGACCGTCTTCCGGTGCCGGGAGGACGGAAAGCTCGTCGAGGGCTGGTGGCAGTACGACCGGCTCGGGCTGATGGGGCAGCTGGGGGCGCTGGACGCGCTGGAGACGTGA
- the groL gene encoding chaperonin GroEL (60 kDa chaperone family; promotes refolding of misfolded polypeptides especially under stressful conditions; forms two stacked rings of heptamers to form a barrel-shaped 14mer; ends can be capped by GroES; misfolded proteins enter the barrel where they are refolded when GroES binds): MAKILKFDEDARRALERGVNKLADTVKVTIGPKGRNVVIDKKFGAPTITNDGVTIAREVELDDPYENLGAQLVKEVATKTNDIAGDGTTTATVLAQALVREGLKNVAAGASPAALKKGIDAAVKAISEDLLATARPIDEKSDIAAVAALSAQDTQVGELIAEAMDKVGKDGVITVEESNTFGLELDFTEGMAFDKGYLSPYFVTDQERMEAVLEDPYILINQGKISSIADLLPLLEKVIQTNSSKPLLIIAEDLEGEALSTLVVNKIRGTFNAVAVKAPGFGDRRKAMLQDMAVLTGATVISEEVGLKLDQVGIDVLGSARRVTVTKDDTTLVDGAGNSEDVVGRIAQIKAEIENTDSDWDREKLQERLAKLAGGVCVIKVGAATEVELKEKKHRLEDAISATRAAVEEGIVSGGGSALVHAAKVLEGGLGKSGDEATGVAVVRRAVVEPLRWIAENAGLEGYVITSKVAELDKGQGFNAATGEYGDLVKAGVIDPVKVTRSALENAASIASLLLTTETLVVEKKEEEEPAAAGHGHGHSH, encoded by the coding sequence ATGGCGAAGATCCTGAAGTTCGACGAGGACGCCCGTCGCGCCCTCGAGCGCGGCGTCAACAAGCTTGCCGACACGGTCAAGGTGACGATCGGCCCCAAGGGCCGCAACGTCGTCATCGACAAGAAGTTCGGCGCCCCCACCATCACCAACGACGGTGTCACGATCGCCCGTGAGGTCGAGCTCGACGACCCGTACGAGAACCTCGGCGCGCAGCTGGTGAAGGAGGTGGCGACCAAGACCAACGACATCGCGGGCGACGGCACCACCACCGCCACCGTGCTGGCCCAGGCGCTCGTCCGCGAGGGCCTGAAGAACGTCGCTGCCGGCGCTTCCCCGGCCGCCCTGAAGAAGGGCATCGACGCCGCCGTCAAGGCGATCTCCGAGGACCTGCTGGCCACCGCCCGGCCGATCGACGAGAAGTCCGACATCGCCGCCGTCGCCGCCCTGTCCGCCCAGGACACGCAGGTCGGCGAGCTCATCGCCGAGGCGATGGACAAGGTCGGCAAGGACGGCGTCATCACCGTCGAGGAGTCCAACACCTTCGGTCTGGAGCTGGACTTCACCGAGGGCATGGCCTTCGACAAGGGCTACCTGTCGCCGTACTTCGTGACGGACCAGGAGCGCATGGAAGCCGTCCTGGAGGACCCCTACATCCTCATCAACCAGGGCAAGATCTCCTCCATCGCCGACCTGCTGCCGCTCCTGGAGAAGGTCATCCAGACCAACTCCTCCAAGCCGCTGCTGATCATCGCCGAGGACCTGGAGGGCGAGGCGCTCTCCACCCTCGTCGTCAACAAGATCCGCGGCACGTTCAACGCGGTCGCCGTGAAGGCCCCCGGCTTCGGTGACCGTCGTAAGGCGATGCTGCAGGACATGGCCGTCCTCACCGGCGCCACCGTCATCTCCGAGGAGGTCGGCCTCAAGCTCGACCAGGTCGGCATCGACGTGCTCGGCTCCGCCCGCCGCGTCACCGTCACCAAGGACGACACCACCCTCGTCGACGGCGCCGGCAACTCCGAGGACGTCGTGGGCCGCATCGCCCAGATCAAGGCCGAGATCGAGAACACCGACTCCGACTGGGACCGCGAGAAGCTCCAGGAGCGCCTCGCGAAGCTGGCCGGCGGCGTGTGCGTGATCAAGGTCGGCGCCGCCACCGAGGTGGAGCTGAAGGAGAAGAAGCACCGCCTGGAGGACGCCATCTCCGCGACCCGCGCCGCGGTCGAGGAGGGCATCGTCTCCGGTGGCGGTTCCGCGCTCGTCCACGCCGCCAAGGTGCTGGAGGGCGGCCTCGGCAAGTCCGGCGACGAGGCGACCGGTGTCGCCGTCGTCCGCCGCGCCGTCGTCGAGCCGCTGCGCTGGATCGCCGAGAACGCCGGCCTGGAGGGCTACGTCATCACCTCCAAGGTCGCCGAGCTCGACAAGGGCCAGGGCTTCAACGCCGCCACCGGCGAGTACGGCGACCTGGTCAAGGCCGGCGTCATCGACCCGGTCAAGGTCACCCGCTCCGCCCTGGAGAACGCCGCCTCCATCGCCTCCCTCCTGCTGACGACCGAGACCCTGGTCGTCGAGAAGAAGGAAGAGGAAGAGCCGGCCGCCGCGGGCCACGGCCACGGCCACTCCCACTGA